The region ggttgagcagttcccagaatgccatgctttccctcagctgctcatcacagtcccccatccatcacaatcagtaaaattagtgctgcgcCAGtaattcacacataccatatccacagcggatttcacgctgcaagtttgcagcaaaatccgcagcTGATACTAAACTGTCATTTTTAATGAGCTGCGAGTATGTTAATGCTGGCCCCTTTAAACCGCCGCCATCGGAGCATttattacctgctccacgctccactGTATCTGAGGCTCCAGGCTCCTGTcagtcccgcttagccaatcagttatTGCGGCAGGGctgtgcactaattggctgagcgggaccgatggTACCGGCATTTACATGACAATCCCGTTGCGAGCATGTAagctcattgaaagtgacagtttggtacccgcagcggatttcactgcaaactcgcagattACGGTAAGCTCATTAAAAATGACAATTTGGTATCTGCAGTGGAATTCACTGCAAACATACGGTATGTTTGAatctagcctaagggtacaaacaaatGCTGCGGATCTGCGCCCTGTACACAATATGGGCAGAAGTCTTCACAGCGGGATGGACTTCCCGCtgggagtatgtcagcagcctgccccgttaacaccctgccgccagagcgtatacatcaccttctccatgctccggcttgatttgggggttcccggcatgtcccgcttggccaatcagtgcgctgccccgggAAGCCAGGAGCCCCgtagcaagccagagcggggagcaggtgaagtatacggtctggcggcagggggttaacggagCAGGCTGCTGACATACTGGCAGCGTGATGTCCATCCcggtgcgagtttgtctgcccatagagtgtacagggcagagatccgcagtggatcttgcAGCGATAAAATCCGTTGCGGATATGTCCAGTGTGTTTGCACCCTGggggtgtgtttacacgtacagatttgcagcagatttgatggcccagatttgatgtGCTTTGAATCTGCTACTTCAAATCTGCGCGATCAAATCTGCCggggatcctgtacgtgtgaacacaccctaaaagagGATCCCTGTATACGTATACAAGTGGAAAAAGCATATCAGTGTAATCTATAaggctggtctctgcaaagatcattccggccggtacttaagtaccgtctggatgatctttccggccgcagtgttctgatgtgggagcatcagcgcgcgcccgtatcagaactctcatagccgctcgcttcattgtgtgaactgacaggtctttctgcgtccacaattcactgaattgcggccgcagaaaactgacatgggaTTGCGGAgcagcatgggatcccggctggagcctttactatgtgtataagctccggccgggatcccatagaagaacaggctgtgttccacaccatacttttacgtagtgtgaacatagcctaaatctgcattGTTCTTCAGAAAATGTGGTGCTGTTCCCATAAGCAAAGGCAGTGGAGCTAAGTGTCTGAGGTAGGGATAATTATGTAAGAATAAAGCTTAAAAAGGATCTTTGAGGCAGGGAGGGGAAAAGGGCAAATTTTTTAAGCCAATTATTAGTTCACAATTCTTTAAATTTTGGTAAATGACTGGCATAAGTAATGGATGTTTTGGGCATTAGATTcttggggtgggggagggggtagtAACATATCTATGTCTGGTGGCTTTTGGGGAAGTAAAAAATCCTTACCTGCCATGAAGGCTCGTAGTAAATGGACCGTCTGAATAGGGGAGGGGATGGAGAAATTAGGATCTTTACTGACTAGTTCTTTCAAAACAGAGATGGTGGCATGGGGGCATGGAATAATGGGGCTATGTCTCATGGGAGTGTGCTAGTTAGAGTAGGATTCCACAAGAGTATCTCACTTGGTTTTTGGAGTGTAGCCAACTCAATCTCCATGTGCAGAagcttagttaaaggggtagctcTGATACAGCCATCTAGACAAGTCTGCAGCCTTGTAGTAAGAGGCTAAATCTCTAAGACCGAATTCTCCAAATAGCTTCAGTAAGATGAGTTGTTTGAAGGAGATGCATGACTTTTGTTCTCGCCAGAGAAATTTACAGAATTCTATTTAAGCTAGTTTGAAAAAATGCTAGGGCATGTGGATAGGGATAAGTACAGGTATTGGGGCAAAATGTATAACTTAAAGGGtaccaatcacactaaaaacgCCCATAAAGCTGAGGAAACgtactggtacatcacccagcacgcttcccaaacatacccctgtaccctgCGTACCATATAAACTGTAAACTTAGTTTAATTatctcccgcgctgtatgtacaTTATCTGGGCGggtggcttgttcaagtagtcATGGTGTGCGGGTGGCTTGttcatctagtcacggtcctgggtgggctccggcgctgtaattatgcccctctgggcgtgttgaAAAGAACTGCATGCTGACgtcacccggggggggggggggcggcattgcacttcGGCCGCGTTGACGGCTTTActatgctgcgcatgcgcagtacagcagcgtcttctcccgctgtATCGAGCATGCGCAGCATAGTAAAGCCATCAGCGCGGCCGATGTGCAATGCCGCCCAGGtctgcccaggaccgtgactagatgaaCAAGCCACCCGCCAACTATGACTACTTGAACAAGCCATCCGCCCACCATCACTACTTAGCAGGTAACTTACATACAGTGCGGGAGataattaaactaactttgcggtttatatgtacatggtacgcagggtacaggggtatgtttgggaagcgtgttgggtgatgtaccagcatgtttccttagctttatggccgtttttagcgtgattggttccctttaatgtaattcttcctccccaccctgaAAAAGTAAAGGTTGTGGCAAAATTTTGAGAACTTACATGCAGTGTCCTCAGTTCTAGTGAGTATGTTTTCCTCTGATGACCTTATGCTGGAGATGTGGAATTTGGCCGTTCTATCTTTGTTTAGAGAGGAAGTCAGTTTGGAGCATTTATCTTCACGCACATAGAATTTACATTTCAACTTCAAGAAAACTTAAGCTGTTTGGACATTCAAAAGGTCTTTCAGTTGTTTGTGGAGCAATGTCAGGTCCTGCAATGTTTGCTCTACCGTAGAACTCTTTTGAAGAGTCTCTAATGCAGATATCTGGAATAATAAATAATCCAATAATtttgttctttctttttcttatctACACCAAGAGCTACCAACTCTCCTCTTAGGACCACTTTATGCGTTTCCCACAAGATGGGTTTTGAGATATTAGGGGTATCATTTTCTTTAAAGAAAAGCTCTAGCGTGCGGCCAGACCAAATATGTTTTATGCAGTATGTAGGATTCCCAAATAAATAATGACAATAAAAAACTCTTTAAATCAGACTTCCCCTATAAATATAAGACCTGAAATGGAGGTATAATTCTTTTTAGTAGGAAAAATAGTATTAGACACCAAGCCAACCTCCTTTGTGAATATCATGCTTGTCTAAGCACTTACAGTATAACCTATACATGTAGTTGTTATGCGGATTTATGCTTCTTAGTTATTTAGAACTTCGTTTTACCTTTTGGCAGTGAATTTAATATCGAACCTTTGATTCCATCTGACAACTTTCAATGACCTTTTCTCTTGTCCAACATCTAAGAAGGATATATAGTTAATATGATCTGCCTAGCAGCTTCTTGTAGATGATGCGAAGGGCCACAGTAACACCTTCTTGTTAAAGACACTGAAGGAGAAGGAGTGGAAATTATAATGACTTAAAGTCTAAAATGAGAAACACTGTTGACCTACCTGTCATCTGGGAGTTTGGTGACGGCATAAAAGGAGAACACATGGAAATCAGGTCTAGAGCCAACATAACTAACACAGAGGAAACCAGAGGGGCCAGAATTAAGCTCTTTACAAGGTAAATCCATGAGATGATGGTATTATAtcttttagtatatatatatatatatatatatatatatatgtgtgtgtgtgtgtgtgtgtgtgtgtgtgcatgcataGTATTTCATTTATTTGTATTTGTTTAAACAAGCAAACAACATTCTTTTCACTTAATAATTATAATTGGTTTAGACACATATAGTAGAAATACTATTGTTAACATCATAGTGTCTCTGTTCTTGAACAAGGTCTAGTATCTTCTGTATATGGACTATCCGTACACTAAAGAAAACAACTAATAAAAGCTGCATCCTTTTGGTTGAAGTAACTTTATAGTATAAAATGTATAATGTTAGACTAAAGTCTTGAATGTTTTCCTCCAGTTTGCCAGATGAAAAAGACACAATTGATGTACCTAACAGGAGCGATCATCTTGGTTATGGCTCCAGAAAGTCTGCAGATTTTGGTAAGAGATTCTTCAGATGAAACCAGGTAAGAGTAGGTTCCATTAACCATCTCTGCATTTTAAACTCGACAAATAAGCAAAAAGCCTTGACTTACATTAGCTGCAAGATACATGGATTGAAGCACTTGAATAATGATATAAAGTTTCATATTTTGCCCCTCACCACCACCAATAACCATTGTGCACCATCCTGCAACTTGGCACTGCCTCTATGACATCTGAGCATTATATAGACATGATATGAACATGATAGCACATATACACCTCTAAGCAAATGCATTTTGAACTGTTTCATACAGTGTCTCCAAATATGTGGTGTTTTTTCAGTATTTGTTGTGCATGTAGAAAAAGGTATGTGGCCAAGGGAAGAAGAAAAATGTATACAAAATGTTTTGATGTTGCACTTAAAACTAAACCATTTTTCCCAGTTTAGCAAGGAATTGTAGCCTACTCTACTGCATTGGTTCACAGTCAGAGTAGGGAAATCCCAAGAAGTGCAGGTTACATGCAGAAcaacaaaacacaccaatcactgagctcagggagatcagtgaaaaaatccaatgaaggacttactcaagagtctccattggtACATTGCCCATTTTTTGCATTACATGCAGAACAATGCTGGTTTCTACTGATCACGTTTTTACTATTAATCTTGGTCTTGGACCTGAGATTGTGTTGTAACATTCACTGGTATTTTTATATTTCAATAGACTAAACAGGTAAAAATTCTTCTTGAGGAGAGCACCATAAAGATGTTGTGGTACAGTGAAAATGGGTCTATATTCGGGTCTAGCATGCAAAGTTCAGTGTTGCTTTGAGCTAGAAGTTTAGAAATCGAGATCTATTGTGTGAAAGGAAAAGTAGCAGCAGACATAGTGACACCCTTCCCTTCCACACCAAGCAAAGCACAGGAACAGAAGGGATTGGGCTCCAATATAAGTTTACATAAGCAGGGAGATTCTGTATGGTACATCCTCCATGCACTGCTGTAAAGGCTCGTTGTACAGAGATATTGTACCATAGAAGCAATAAATTCATATGAAATGGAAGGCATTGTGGAAGAACAGTAGAGAGCTCATACACCGATACGAAAGCCCTTTTACTGCTTTGTACAAAATAGAGCCATAATACAACTGTGCAAATGTACACAAATCATATCATACAATAATGATTTACCATACTTGAGTAAATTGCTTTCATTTATTTTCTTTGCTGTCATGCTAAAAGGTGGCAAGAATACCAAGCCCAGGTTTTCACATCAAACATTAAGCGGCACTCTGAAGGGACCTTCTCCAGTGACCTGACAAGATACCTGGACAAGATGAAAGCAAAGGACTTTGTGCAGTGGTTGATGAACAAAAAACGATTCAGGTGACAATATATCCGTAGTCTCAATGATGTCTCCTAAATCAGATAATAGCAGAAACTTCTCTTCATTTGGATTAGTCCATGTATTTATATTACACTATTCTATACATACTATCCCTTCTTGTCTTTTATTTGATCAGAACTGGAGTCAAGTATAAAGATCACGTGTGACAGTAATTatgcaattttttcatttttccactAAGAGGTCTGGGTCACTCTTTTGCAAACGTGATCCTTACAATGGTGATGCCGTGAATACAACAATGGTAAAATAATTGGTCTGAATGTGTATATGATGTGATCTTTTTCATCAGTAAGATGTGATTTGTCCCCTTGCATGTAGCATAAAGATGCAATAGAGGGATTTATATAGCGGCAGACATAACAGTGACTGAACTGTATCTTGAGTTCATAATAAACCAATCCAGGAAGGGACAAGCATTTGCATGTTTCACCTATGCAGAGCAATAAGAAATACAGCACCTTACAACAATTTCCAGAACCTCAAGGGCATTAAGATCAATCCTATCACTAATATTAAGgatgagcaaatatacagtaggagtgaagcaaagcgctttgtcaGGATTGTTCAGCAACTCTTTATCTCTTGCTTTTTTGCTGCAACTCATTTACCTTGTGTCTTTATAGGCTCACATAAGTCATTTATACAGATGTAATATTCCCAACCTATGACTGCACAAACTCCAGTCTTATCACTGATAAGCAATTAAAAGTCCATTCAGACTGTAGCTTTCTTATTGTGGGTTAACACTTTATGGATAAAACTGGTGGACCCATCAACTATCCCATCCTTGACACAAACTAAGTTCTAGTTGAAGCTCAACTAGAATGCCTCCAGGAAAGAAACCACATACAGTCCTTGTCTGTGAGCAAGGCTCGCCTATGTCTAGTCTACCTAGGTTGCATTTCAAGAAAACTAGTGAATGAGTTGTTTGAGTGTTGTCTGATGGTTAATCTAATCCTTCCTATAGCACAACCTTCCCAAGCCCCTTAGGGAGCAATGAGTAGGGCTGGTCAGCATAATTATAATTTAAGCCTTGTTTCCTTCCCATGATTCCCCATGCATACCATGTTATTGTGAAAGCAGGTCACACAGTCCCATAAGTCGTCATCTTCTGCTCTGTCCAGACTGGAACACCTGGGGACACAAGACAATCTCATAATTCCACATCAACACTGAATATTACAATTACCATGTACCATGCCATGTGTTTTCCTTTATACATGTTGAATATTAGTCATTTTTCCAGTATTCTATCTTGCATATAATTTAAGGGTCTATTCACTCTGAAAACACTGTATGAGTGAATAGAATAAATATAATATGTGATTTGGCCTGGTTATGTGATTACATATCTGGGTGTTCTGGGAGTAGGCCAACAATCCCTAAACATGCTTCTTGGTGTGAGAAAGCATTGCAGATAGTGTGAGTTTTATGTACTAATATGCATGGCAGCATTAAAGCGGTATTTCAAGGGGTATTCTTAtctgagtaaggctatgtttacactacgtaaaaaacacggccatattagcgcaaacaacggccattattttgcaaatatttttttattaaatacggccgtgttttttgcgtagtgtgaacccggcctaagggtgcatttacacacatGGATgattgaccaatttatctgacagatttctgaggccaaacccaggaatggatctaaaaaaaaaaaaggagaaatctcagttttccctttataacctgttctctgtttataatctgtttctggttTCTATTATCTGGCCCACTTTATTTATTTGGAGGTACAATTCTTCAGTGTTTAGGTGTTGGTTGAGGtcctaggtagagatgagcgaacctcaagcatgctcgagtcgatccgaacccgaactttcggcatttgattagcagtggctgctgaacttggataaagccctaaggctatgtggaaatcatggatatagtcattggctgtatccatgttttccagacaacctttatccaagttcagcagccccagctaatcaaatgccgatcgttcaggttcggatcgacttgaacccgaacccggttcgctcatctctagtcccaggGGTAGGACCCCTACCATTTAGTAAGTTctaccctatcctgtggataggggataacacgCTCAtgtaagaatacccctttaaagaacaccAAAAACAATCCCAAGTCATGCATCATGTTTTTGGCATAACACACTCCATCACTTTCTTTTCTTAAATAGTCCCTAAATGTGGATACATTGATGtgttagaccagtgcttctcaaactgtgaggcgccccctagttgttggtgaggcccagctgaggggccagttttcacaaaagtgactatgatctgttCAGACCTTTTGATGTTtgcaaaaatataaattttagcaacaatattaacttttttgtacttgctttattagtatatagagcttgggagatgggtgaatggtagccctagcattattttcagcttttaaatggatttcgcacagatggtgaggcccagcatcctcttggtcagtctggtgaggcccaggcattgccttggtcagttgggtgaggctccagtagaaatagtttgagaagcgctgtgtTAGACGATAAACCATGTCTACATTATTATTGCCCAGCCTTAACATGATactggtagtgatgagcgaatagtgaaatattcgatattcctACGAATATCTCCCATATATttaactattcgatcgaatattcgatcccattaaagtctatgggaacaagtattcgattattgaaaaacatctattcgaccacttggaggttcactaagtccacaatgacacctcaggggaAGGGAAAGGGGATTTGAACGcctatcgaatatttatcaaatattcggcgtactatttgataatattcgatactatcgaataccttactattcgatcaaatatctattcgatcgaacagtattcgctcatcactagatactGGTAAATAGCCATACTGTCCCTTCTCTTACCGGATAGCTTTAGTTACCAGACACAATGCTGTTCCGGTCCTACATTTCAGGTACTGTGACTAGTTCTCCAAGCTACTGCAGTGTAAATCAAAAGTTACTTtcttgatatgtttctatgagatACTTAATGTTGCTCTTTTAGAGATGTATAGAGAAAGCGACTTCTGGTATACACAACGGTAGCTCTGAAACTCGGACAGTCATAGTGCCTGTCACATGGCTGAGCAGCAACACTGGAGCCATATCAGGGAACTAAAGCCatccaaagagaaggagcagcACAGCTGTTGCAGCATCATGGTACTGCTGGCGGTAATAAACCTTTTCTCTAAAATGGTATCTAAGCTGCTGCCGCTTGTAAGGTTTTATTAGAGGGAGAAATAATTTTCCTAATGTTAATAAGTAATAACTGTGCAGAACAGTGTATATAGCTATTGATTTTATTCTATAACATTTTCTTAACAGTGATAGCAAAAGGTACATTGATAGTGACATGAAGCCTCCAAAGCTCAGAACGGATTCATTTCTTGGGTAAGATATATTTGTTagtaaattttattaaaatgaTAGCATATAGGTGTTTTGGATCAATtagaatattataatatatatgttttgtaCAATCTTTTAGACTTTGGTATGTCATGTATGTATACGAGTAAATAAATATTCATTACAGGCCCCAGCCCTTCTAGAAGACTTATTTTAGCAACATACTatccattagggatggtccgaacctgccgaggttcgggtttgtacgaacccggactctcggcaatgattcccgctgtcttaaacctccgtggggagggtggataaagcgggaagaccgcctggaaaactgggatacagcctatggctgtggctgtatcc is a window of Dendropsophus ebraccatus isolate aDenEbr1 chromosome 5, aDenEbr1.pat, whole genome shotgun sequence DNA encoding:
- the LOC138793597 gene encoding glucagon-1-like, encoding MKKTQLMYLTGAIILVMAPESLQILVRDSSDETRWQEYQAQVFTSNIKRHSEGTFSSDLTRYLDKMKAKDFVQWLMNKKRFSDSKRYIDSDMKPPKLRTDSFLGYD